The following is a genomic window from Natranaerobius trueperi.
ACTTAGAACAAGTAGAAAAAAGAATGGAAAAAACCCAAAAGTTAATGAAATCTGGAGGAGCCAAAGAATATAAAAAAGAATATGAGTTACTTGAACGCTTGCAAAAAACTCTATCTGAAGGTCAATCAGCTCGTTCATTAAGCTTTAATGATGATGAGAAAAAAATCTTAAAAACACTACCTTTACTTTCAACTAAACCAATTCTTTATGTAGCAAATGTAGGAGAAAATAATATTAATAATGATCATTCTAATGAGCTAGTACAAAAAGTAGAAGAGTATGCTACAAAAGAAGGGTCAGAAGTGATCCAAGTTTGTGCAAGTATTGAATCAGAACTAGCTGAATTAGATGATGAAGAAATGGACGAGTTTTTAGAAGAAATAGGTTTAGAAGAGCCAGGTTTAAATAAAGTTATAAAAGCTGGTTATGATCTTTTAGGACTTATAACTTTTTTCACAGCTGGTGAACAAGAGGTGAGGGCTTGGACAATCAAAGAAGGAACAGCAGCTCCACAAGCAGCAGGAAAAATACATTCTGATTTTGAAAGAGGTTTCATCAGAGCTGAAGTTATTGCATATGAAGATCTGATAAAATATCAAAGTTATGCTAACGCAAGAGAAAATGGTGTCTTAAGG
Proteins encoded in this region:
- the ychF gene encoding redox-regulated ATPase YchF, which translates into the protein MQIGIVGLPNVGKSTLFNAITQAGADAANFPFCTIDPNVGVVNVPDERLEKISELIKPKKTVPTAIEFVDIAGLVKGASKGEGLGNKFLSNIREVDAIAHVVRCFQSQDITHVDGSIDPIRDIETINLELIFSDLEQVEKRMEKTQKLMKSGGAKEYKKEYELLERLQKTLSEGQSARSLSFNDDEKKILKTLPLLSTKPILYVANVGENNINNDHSNELVQKVEEYATKEGSEVIQVCASIESELAELDDEEMDEFLEEIGLEEPGLNKVIKAGYDLLGLITFFTAGEQEVRAWTIKEGTAAPQAAGKIHSDFERGFIRAEVIAYEDLIKYQSYANARENGVLRLEGKDYIMKDGDISHFRFNV